Proteins from one Rosa chinensis cultivar Old Blush chromosome 7, RchiOBHm-V2, whole genome shotgun sequence genomic window:
- the LOC112177777 gene encoding alcohol acyl transferase 1 allele RGa has protein sequence MALPCSLVFQVNRTQPQLITPARPTPSETKMLSDIDDQQGLRFQLPVIIAYKNNPSMSNRKDPIQVIREAISRALVYYYPLAGRLREGPNRKLMVDCNGEGVLFVGANADVTLEEIGDAILPPCPVLEDFLCNVPGSDGILGCPLLLVQMTILRCGGFIFALRLNHTMCDAPGLVQFLNTVGEMVQGKSAPSIPPVWEREVLNARDPPRITCIHHEYEEIIDDYSDEGSDAAVMVQKSFYFGPNEIRAMKKHLPPHLSNCSTFDLITSCLWKCRTVALQLNPEQVVRVSCIVNARGKRNSLRLPLGYYGNAFAYPAAVSGVKQLCESPLGYALELVMKAKDEMNEEYMRSVADLMVIRGRPPYTLTGNFTVSDNRRTRIGDVNLGWGEPTFSGSAKALKFLSFYIQHKKEKEDGILVPVCLPSWSMARFQQELEKMTSSEIVGNINNTKSANINVARMIPRL, from the exons ATGGCGTTGCCATGCTCCTTAGTATTTCAGGTTAATCGAACCCAGCCACAACTTATAACTCCGGCAAGGCCAACTCCTAGTGAAACAAAGATGCTGTCAGATATAGATGACCAGCAAGGCCTTAGGTTTCAGTTACCAGTCATCATCGCCTACAAGAACAATCCTTCAATGTCGAACCGAAAAGACCCTATTCAGGTGATCAGGGAAGCAATAAGTAGGGCCTTGGTGTATTACTACCCTTTGGCAGGTAGGCTCAGGGAAGGGCCTAACAGAAAGCTTATGGTGGATTGCAACGGAGAAGGTGTCTTGTTCGTTGGGGCTAATGCTGACGTTACTCTCGAGGAAATTGGAGATGCTATTCTACCCCCTTGCCCTGTGTTAGAGGACTTCCTATGTAATGTCCCGGGCTCGGATGGCATTCTTGGTTGCCCTTTGTTGTTAGTTCAG ATGACAATTTTGAGATGCGGAGGTTTCATATTTGCATTGCGCCTGAACCATACAATGTGTGATGCGCCTGGATTGGTCCAGTTCTTGAACACTGTAGGGGAGATGGTTCAAGGAAAAAGTGCACCATCTATTCCACCAGTGTGGGAGCGAGAGGTCTTGAATGCCCGAGATCCACCACGAATTACATGTATACATCACGAATACGAGGAAATTATTGATGACTACTCAGATGAGGGCTCTGATGCGGCAGTAATGGTGCAAAAATCTTTCTACTTTGGTCCCAATGAGATAAGGGCCATGAAGAAACATCTTCCACCACACCTTTCCAATTGCTCTACATTCGACCTTATAACATCGTGTTTGTGGAAGTGCCGCACAGTTGCACTACAACTTAATCCGGAACAGGTTGTTCGGGTTTCATGCATAGTCAATGCACGTGGGAAGCGCAACAGTCTACGTCTTCCTTTGGGTTACTACGGCAATGCATTCGCATACCCAGCTGCTGTTTCGGGAGTGAAACAATTGTGTGAAAGTCCGTTGGGATATGCACTGGAGTTGGTGATGAAGGCAAAAGATGAAATGAATGAAGAGTACATGAGATCAGTGGCAGATCTGATGGTCATAAGAGGACGGCCTCCATATACATTGACCGGGAACTTCACAGTTTCAGATAATAGACGTACCCGCATTGGAGATGTCAACTTGGGGTGGGGAGAGCCAACGTTTTCTGGATCTGCCAAGGCCTTGAAATTTCTTAGTTTCTATATTCAgcacaaaaaggaaaaagaggacGGGATTTTGGTGCCAGTGTGCTTGCCATCGTGGAGTATGGCGAGATTTCAGCAGGAACTCGAGAAGATGACATCGTCGGAGATAGTGGGAAATATAAATAACACTAAATCTGCTAATATTAATGTTGCAAGGATGATTCCACGGTTGTAA